Proteins from one Salarias fasciatus chromosome 14, fSalaFa1.1, whole genome shotgun sequence genomic window:
- the tmem160 gene encoding transmembrane protein 160 has product MAFLTLFLRRQLPPAALCHLARAVKLLRPPGAGPPLRRLHDSARQRGAERGPWERTRAPEQQQQQYQLSDLDKADALMLRKSHETGFLSWFRNGLLATGIGVIAFVQSEVGREAGYAFFLLGGVCVSFGGASYIGSLLALRRMMMLSVPALLLQGAAVGSVALFWLCAVSLYIGRLEVEIIHEDEEGAGEDEDECRECRERREHRGYRAGPDGEDSDSGGQNK; this is encoded by the exons ATGGCTTTCCTGACTCTGTTCCTGAGAAGGCAGCTGCCGCCGGCCGCGCTCTGCCACCTGGCCCGGGCGGTGAAGCTGCTCCGGCCTCCCGGCGCCGGGCCGCCGCTCCGGAGGCTGCACGACTCGGCCCGGCAGCGGGGCGCGGAGAGGGGGCCGTGGGAGAGGACCCGAGcccccgagcagcagcagcagcagtaccagctcTCAGACCTCGATAAGGCGGACGCTTTG ATGCTGAGGAAGTCTCATGAAACAG gatTTCTCTCGTGGTTCAGGAACGGCCTGCTGGCGACCGGGATCGGAGTCATCGCGTTCGTGCAGAGTGAAGTTGGACGGGAAGCAGGATATG CCTTCTTTCTCCTCGGAGGTGTGTGCGTGTCGTTTGGCGGCGCCTCGTACATTGGCAGCCTCTTGGCCTTGCGGAGGATGATGATGCTGTCTGTGCCAGCGCTGCTGCTCCAAGGAGCGGCGGTGGGCAGCGTCGCCCTCTTCTGGCTCTGCGCTGTATCGCTCTACATCGGCCGCCTGGAGGTGGAGATCATccacgaggacgaggagggggccggcgaggacgaggacgagtgCAGGGAGTGCCGGGAGAGGCGCGAGCACCGGGGCTACCGCGCCGGCCCGGACGGCGAGGACAGTGACAGCGGGGGGCAAAACAagtag